ATGACATCAGAACCGGTCATGTAAAAGCCCTTGAGCTTGGTCTGTGGGTGTAGACAACTCTGACCGAAACGGTCGACGAAGTGGTCGAGGCCGTATATCTCGCCGCGTTCGTTAAGCTGATAAAATTGGGTCGATAACGGTGTTGATAGCTCGCAGTAATCGAGGGCATCGCGTAGCTGCGGCAGACGGTTAAATAGCACCTCGAGTAATTTCTCGGTCAGCTGTTCTTTATAGGCCTCGTAGTCTTCGCCACGCTGTTGCCAGGTGCTGCCATTCCACTGCTCGAACCAATCCATATTGGTAATAGTGACGATTTCTACCGTCGATTTACCGGGGAAACGCTCGTCCCATGAGGGGTCTTTCGTCGATGGAAACGACACGTAGACCAGCGGGAATTCCGCCTCGGGGTCTTTGAGGAAGCGCTTAATATTGCCGTCGTGATCGGCGTCTGGATAGATCCATAAATTGGTGCTATTCAGGCCTAGCTCTTCAGTCGTGCCCTTGAAACCAGCATAAATGCCCAGCGATGCGCTTGAGCGCTGTAGCTTCTTTTGTGTCTCTTTGACGCCGTATTGCTTTTGCTTGTCGGCTGGTAGCAGGCGATTGACGGTATTCATATAGCCGACATTACTGATGACTGTATCGGCGAATATTTCGTCGCCGTTGGCCATACGCACACCGACACAGCGGTTGTTTTTGACCACTAATTCATCCACCTCAGCGTAGGTGAAAACTTCGCCGCCCTGCTGTTGAATCGTGGGAATAATAGTGCGGGCAATTTCACTGGCACCGCCGACAGGGTAGGCGCCACCGGCGAGGTAGTGCTTGGCGATTAATGCATGCATGACAAAGGCGGCATCATTGGGTGTCTGGCCGTAGTCGCCCCACTGGCCGGTGAGAACGGCAATCAGTTGCTGGTTATCGGTGAGCTGTTCCAAAACCTCGCGGGTGGTTTGGAAAAACTCTTTTGGCAGCAATAGGCGTCGGCATTTATTGTAGAGATTGCCCAGTAGCCGAGGCATGGCCTGACCCATGAAAAATTTCGGCGTCAACCGACTCATCTTGCGAATCAGCTCGACATAATCCTCGATAACCTGGCGTTCTTCGGGAAAATCACTGGCCAACTGCTCGATAAAGTTTTCCCGTCCTGAGACGAAGTCGTATTCCTGCTCGCCGAGAATAATACGGTCATAAGTGGGGTCCATCTCAGCCCACTTCAATCGACCTTGGCTAATGACATCGAAGATGCGACCCAGGGTTGATGGCTTGTGTACTTCGCCAACATAGTGAACACCGACATCCCATTCGTAGCCGTTGCGCTCGTATGCGTGGGTGAAACCACCGGCAGTATAGTGCTGTTCTAGCACGCAAACTTTCTTGCCGAGTAGTGATAACAGTGCAGCGTTAGTTAAGCCACCCATGCCTGAGCCGACGACGATTGCGTCGTAGTGTTTGTCGGCACGATTGGTGCGGTAGCGCTTGCCGGTACGGACAGAGGCCATTAGAATACCCTTTTATTATGCAATAATTTGCATATAAGTTAAACAATCGGCGTAAGCTATGCAAGTTAATTCATATCTGACTGAAATGTCGGTATGATTTAGCCCAGTAATTTTAATCTATTGATAATGGAATTCTACGATGTCGTTAAAGCACGCGGTATTAGCGCTGTTACAAAAGGAAGAGGGTAGCGGCTACGATTTGTCGAAGCGTTTCAAGGGTGGAATGAGCTATTTTTGGAGCGCCAGCCACCAACAGATCTATCAGCAGTTAAAAAAGATGCTGTCAGATGATTTGATTGCCGTCAGGGTGGAGTCGCAGGACGGCAAACCCGATAAAAAAATCTATCAAATTACCGAATTAGGCACGCAAGCCTTAATCGATTGGATAGAAGAACCGAGCAAGATGAGCCGGGTTAACGATGCCTTCTTGGTGAAGCTGTATGCTGGTGAGGTGGTCGATAACAGCGTCTTGGCCGCTAAGATCAAAGAGCATGTGGTTCATCACCAAAAACTGCTGACGGCCTTCGCGTTGTTAGAAGAAGAGTATGCCGGGATGAATAAGCAGCAGCGTAAGAGGGTGATGCTGCCCTATATGACCCTGCGCAAAGGCGTCTTGGGTGAGCAGGCCTGGCTGCAGTGGGCGGAAGAGGCCTTGGCGTTGCTGGAGCAATAGCGGGTTTGAACTGGCGGCCGTTTTAGCGGCCTTTTTGCTGTACTTGCTGAATGACTAGGCCGGCTAAAATACAGCCCAGGCCAACGATTGTACTGGCCAGTATGGCCTCGCCAAGAACAAGGTAAATCAACACCAGTGACAGTATTGGCGACAGGAATA
The sequence above is drawn from the Sinobacterium norvegicum genome and encodes:
- a CDS encoding phytoene desaturase family protein, whose protein sequence is MASVRTGKRYRTNRADKHYDAIVVGSGMGGLTNAALLSLLGKKVCVLEQHYTAGGFTHAYERNGYEWDVGVHYVGEVHKPSTLGRIFDVISQGRLKWAEMDPTYDRIILGEQEYDFVSGRENFIEQLASDFPEERQVIEDYVELIRKMSRLTPKFFMGQAMPRLLGNLYNKCRRLLLPKEFFQTTREVLEQLTDNQQLIAVLTGQWGDYGQTPNDAAFVMHALIAKHYLAGGAYPVGGASEIARTIIPTIQQQGGEVFTYAEVDELVVKNNRCVGVRMANGDEIFADTVISNVGYMNTVNRLLPADKQKQYGVKETQKKLQRSSASLGIYAGFKGTTEELGLNSTNLWIYPDADHDGNIKRFLKDPEAEFPLVYVSFPSTKDPSWDERFPGKSTVEIVTITNMDWFEQWNGSTWQQRGEDYEAYKEQLTEKLLEVLFNRLPQLRDALDYCELSTPLSTQFYQLNERGEIYGLDHFVDRFGQSCLHPQTKLKGFYMTGSDVMTAGVGGALMGGLMTTMSMLGLGGSSKVQSLIKNYQIPAEAE
- a CDS encoding PadR family transcriptional regulator, which produces MSLKHAVLALLQKEEGSGYDLSKRFKGGMSYFWSASHQQIYQQLKKMLSDDLIAVRVESQDGKPDKKIYQITELGTQALIDWIEEPSKMSRVNDAFLVKLYAGEVVDNSVLAAKIKEHVVHHQKLLTAFALLEEEYAGMNKQQRKRVMLPYMTLRKGVLGEQAWLQWAEEALALLEQ